In a genomic window of Rhopalosiphum maidis isolate BTI-1 chromosome 4, ASM367621v3, whole genome shotgun sequence:
- the LOC113555618 gene encoding uncharacterized protein LOC113555618: protein MTEKPRVVSACMKRIIRTNGRAQQRPLISGLVTATLGDHSACAGVGDETFSGRSVAEVRAGHLLIRWNGPAGYCWKLLLRYLNLTATEHATYGFSLVRPGSKSPIVTVLVDTDTDYHHWTTTIAGQLLSQTPLDDVKYLDILGIVTDHVPLRRYSSTDSLMTSTSKHKKTSLDIQEINNNHMPLFSSRVYKKNVSNLPDLIRECEQLRRSPVNEFSDLIPVKQKRKIFEKSVTCSSKSVDNLHDLSSHITNIKSRSMNNLDLDLRAVPVKDICRYFESRFNNNETNTIQFRSLY, encoded by the exons GCTTGGTGACGGCCACGTTGGGAGACCATTCCGCCTGTGCCGGTGTTGGCGACGAGACGTTCAGCGGCCGGAGCGTGGCCGAAGTACGAGCCGGACACCTGTTGATCCGGTGGAACGGGCCGGCCGGTTACTGCTGGAAGCTACTGCTCCGGTACCTAAACCTCACGGCCACCGAACACGCCACCTACGGGTTTAGTCTCGTGCGGCCCGGCTCCAAATCGCCCATCGTCACCGTACTG gtggACACCGATACAGACTACCATCACTGGACAACAACCATTGCGGGGCAACTTCTGAGCCAAACACCATTGGACGATGTTAAGTATCTCGACATACTCGGCATTGTGACCGACCATGTACCACTTCGTCGATATTCATCGACAGATTCATTGATGACGTCTACatctaaacataaaaaaaccaGCTTGGATAttcaagaaataaataataatcatatgccTTTATTTAGTTCGCGTGTGTACAAGAAGAATGTTTCAAACTTGCCAGACTTGATCAGAGAATGCGAACAATTACGTAGATCACCTGTCAACGAGTTTTCAGACTTAATACCAGTTAAACAGAAACGCaagatatttgaaaaatcagtCACTTGTTCTTCAAAAAGCGTGGATAATTTGCATGATCTTTCATCTcacataacaaatattaagtcTAGGTCAATGAACAACTTGGATTTGGATTTAAGAGCTGTGCCTGTGAAAGACATTTGTAGATATTTCGAAAGCagattcaataataatgaaaccaATACCATACAATTCAGATcactttattaa
- the LOC113555616 gene encoding NAD kinase-like isoform X6, which produces MRAIMSMQWNRMTGLTSRRSRGIVEITSSTWLSNRRTRSLNAPSPVQQFGPCGRIMKTSALITTIQDPASQRLTWYKNPLSVLVIKKVRDMSVLPPFIELVRWLIQEKSMIVFVEHSVMEDTMLSSNSGFMEIREKLNSFQDGKDDLTDKIDFIICLGGDGTLLYASLLFQQSVPPVMAFHLGSLGFLTPFKFDNFQQQVTNVLEGHAALTLRSRLRCIIVRKNEDKEKPQPNLLVLNEVVIDRGPSPYLSNIDLFLDGKYITSVQGDGLIVSTPTGSTAYAVAAGASMIHPSVPAIMVTPICPHSLSFRPIVVPAGVELKIMLSPDARSTAWVSFDGRNQQELCADDSLRVTTSIFSLPSICAQDQISDWFDSLAECLHWNVRKRQKHFEELSDLAHSKYEDSLNSTSKDTLLVTD; this is translated from the exons GAGAACGCGGTCGCTGAACGCCCCTAGCCCCGTCCAACAGTTTGGACCATGCGGCCGTATCATGAAAACTTCTGCATTGATCAC AACGATTCAAGATCCAGCCAGTCAACGCTTGACGTGGTACAAAAATCCTTTGTCTGTATTGGTGATAAAAAAAGTTAGAGACATGTCTGTTTTACCACCATTCATTGAACTCGTCAGATGGCTAATACAA GAAAAAAGCATGATAGTATTTGTGGAACATTCTGTGATGGAAGACACAATGCTTTCTAGTAACTCGGGCTTCATGGAAATACGAGAGAAATTAAACTCTTTTCAAGATGGCAAAGATGATCTAACAGACAAAAtagatttcattatttgtttaggTGGAGACGGCACTCTGCTCTACGCTAGTCTTTTGTTTCag CAATCTGTACCACCAGTTATGGCGTTCCACTTAGGTTCTCTGGGTTTTTTAACGCCTTTTAAGTTTGACAATTTCCAACAGCAAGTGACTAACGTACTTGAAGGACATGCTGCTTTAACGTTACGCAGTAGACTTAGGTGTATAATTGTTAGAAAAAATGAAGATAAAGAAAAGCCTCAGCCAAATTTACTGGTACTTAATGAAGTGGTTATTGACCGCGGACCATCACCATACCTTTCAAATATCGACTTATTTTTAGATGGGAAATACATAACATCTGTTCAAGGAGAtg gtTTAATTGTCTCAACACCAACTGGAAGTACAGCATATGCAGTTGCTGCGGGAGCATCAATGATTCACCCAAGTGTTCCAGCCATCATGGTGACACCTATATGCCCACATTCTTTGTCTTTCAGGCCAATAGTAGTACCAGCTGGTGttgaattaaaa ATTATGTTGAGTCCGGATGCGAGATCAACAGCTTGGGTTTCATTTGACGGCAGAAATCAACAGGAGTTGTGTGCAGATGATAG ctTACGAGTAACTACATCAATATTTTCGTTACCATCAATATGTGCTCAAGACCAAATATCTGATTGGTTTGATTCATTGGCTGAATGTCTACATTGGAATGTGCGAAAACGACAAAAGCATTTTGAGGAATTGTCTGACCTGGCACATTCCAAGTATGAAGATTCACTAAATTCAACGTCAAAAGACACTTTATTAGTTACgg attAA
- the LOC113555616 gene encoding NAD kinase-like isoform X5, whose translation MRSNSDYYDEHQRPPAWTCTTASVSDGAGGLSPLKRRRTRSLNAPSPVQQFGPCGRIMKTSALITTIQDPASQRLTWYKNPLSVLVIKKVRDMSVLPPFIELVRWLIQEKSMIVFVEHSVMEDTMLSSNSGFMEIREKLNSFQDGKDDLTDKIDFIICLGGDGTLLYASLLFQQSVPPVMAFHLGSLGFLTPFKFDNFQQQVTNVLEGHAALTLRSRLRCIIVRKNEDKEKPQPNLLVLNEVVIDRGPSPYLSNIDLFLDGKYITSVQGDGLIVSTPTGSTAYAVAAGASMIHPSVPAIMVTPICPHSLSFRPIVVPAGVELKIMLSPDARSTAWVSFDGRNQQELCADDSLRVTTSIFSLPSICAQDQISDWFDSLAECLHWNVRKRQKHFEELSDLAHSKYEDSLNSTSKDTLLVTD comes from the exons GAGAACGCGGTCGCTGAACGCCCCTAGCCCCGTCCAACAGTTTGGACCATGCGGCCGTATCATGAAAACTTCTGCATTGATCAC AACGATTCAAGATCCAGCCAGTCAACGCTTGACGTGGTACAAAAATCCTTTGTCTGTATTGGTGATAAAAAAAGTTAGAGACATGTCTGTTTTACCACCATTCATTGAACTCGTCAGATGGCTAATACAA GAAAAAAGCATGATAGTATTTGTGGAACATTCTGTGATGGAAGACACAATGCTTTCTAGTAACTCGGGCTTCATGGAAATACGAGAGAAATTAAACTCTTTTCAAGATGGCAAAGATGATCTAACAGACAAAAtagatttcattatttgtttaggTGGAGACGGCACTCTGCTCTACGCTAGTCTTTTGTTTCag CAATCTGTACCACCAGTTATGGCGTTCCACTTAGGTTCTCTGGGTTTTTTAACGCCTTTTAAGTTTGACAATTTCCAACAGCAAGTGACTAACGTACTTGAAGGACATGCTGCTTTAACGTTACGCAGTAGACTTAGGTGTATAATTGTTAGAAAAAATGAAGATAAAGAAAAGCCTCAGCCAAATTTACTGGTACTTAATGAAGTGGTTATTGACCGCGGACCATCACCATACCTTTCAAATATCGACTTATTTTTAGATGGGAAATACATAACATCTGTTCAAGGAGAtg gtTTAATTGTCTCAACACCAACTGGAAGTACAGCATATGCAGTTGCTGCGGGAGCATCAATGATTCACCCAAGTGTTCCAGCCATCATGGTGACACCTATATGCCCACATTCTTTGTCTTTCAGGCCAATAGTAGTACCAGCTGGTGttgaattaaaa ATTATGTTGAGTCCGGATGCGAGATCAACAGCTTGGGTTTCATTTGACGGCAGAAATCAACAGGAGTTGTGTGCAGATGATAG ctTACGAGTAACTACATCAATATTTTCGTTACCATCAATATGTGCTCAAGACCAAATATCTGATTGGTTTGATTCATTGGCTGAATGTCTACATTGGAATGTGCGAAAACGACAAAAGCATTTTGAGGAATTGTCTGACCTGGCACATTCCAAGTATGAAGATTCACTAAATTCAACGTCAAAAGACACTTTATTAGTTACgg attAA
- the LOC113555616 gene encoding NAD kinase-like isoform X7, with protein MNDMKGSVVVDDIDPRTRSLNAPSPVQQFGPCGRIMKTSALITTIQDPASQRLTWYKNPLSVLVIKKVRDMSVLPPFIELVRWLIQEKSMIVFVEHSVMEDTMLSSNSGFMEIREKLNSFQDGKDDLTDKIDFIICLGGDGTLLYASLLFQQSVPPVMAFHLGSLGFLTPFKFDNFQQQVTNVLEGHAALTLRSRLRCIIVRKNEDKEKPQPNLLVLNEVVIDRGPSPYLSNIDLFLDGKYITSVQGDGLIVSTPTGSTAYAVAAGASMIHPSVPAIMVTPICPHSLSFRPIVVPAGVELKIMLSPDARSTAWVSFDGRNQQELCADDSLRVTTSIFSLPSICAQDQISDWFDSLAECLHWNVRKRQKHFEELSDLAHSKYEDSLNSTSKDTLLVTD; from the exons ATGAACGACATGAAGGGATCGGTGGTCGTGGACGACATTGACCC GAGAACGCGGTCGCTGAACGCCCCTAGCCCCGTCCAACAGTTTGGACCATGCGGCCGTATCATGAAAACTTCTGCATTGATCAC AACGATTCAAGATCCAGCCAGTCAACGCTTGACGTGGTACAAAAATCCTTTGTCTGTATTGGTGATAAAAAAAGTTAGAGACATGTCTGTTTTACCACCATTCATTGAACTCGTCAGATGGCTAATACAA GAAAAAAGCATGATAGTATTTGTGGAACATTCTGTGATGGAAGACACAATGCTTTCTAGTAACTCGGGCTTCATGGAAATACGAGAGAAATTAAACTCTTTTCAAGATGGCAAAGATGATCTAACAGACAAAAtagatttcattatttgtttaggTGGAGACGGCACTCTGCTCTACGCTAGTCTTTTGTTTCag CAATCTGTACCACCAGTTATGGCGTTCCACTTAGGTTCTCTGGGTTTTTTAACGCCTTTTAAGTTTGACAATTTCCAACAGCAAGTGACTAACGTACTTGAAGGACATGCTGCTTTAACGTTACGCAGTAGACTTAGGTGTATAATTGTTAGAAAAAATGAAGATAAAGAAAAGCCTCAGCCAAATTTACTGGTACTTAATGAAGTGGTTATTGACCGCGGACCATCACCATACCTTTCAAATATCGACTTATTTTTAGATGGGAAATACATAACATCTGTTCAAGGAGAtg gtTTAATTGTCTCAACACCAACTGGAAGTACAGCATATGCAGTTGCTGCGGGAGCATCAATGATTCACCCAAGTGTTCCAGCCATCATGGTGACACCTATATGCCCACATTCTTTGTCTTTCAGGCCAATAGTAGTACCAGCTGGTGttgaattaaaa ATTATGTTGAGTCCGGATGCGAGATCAACAGCTTGGGTTTCATTTGACGGCAGAAATCAACAGGAGTTGTGTGCAGATGATAG ctTACGAGTAACTACATCAATATTTTCGTTACCATCAATATGTGCTCAAGACCAAATATCTGATTGGTTTGATTCATTGGCTGAATGTCTACATTGGAATGTGCGAAAACGACAAAAGCATTTTGAGGAATTGTCTGACCTGGCACATTCCAAGTATGAAGATTCACTAAATTCAACGTCAAAAGACACTTTATTAGTTACgg attAA
- the LOC113555616 gene encoding NAD kinase-like isoform X4, whose translation MNSWQESGVGPEEQTDNDDDKLSLENLNLDELKTLVSMWRTRSLNAPSPVQQFGPCGRIMKTSALITTIQDPASQRLTWYKNPLSVLVIKKVRDMSVLPPFIELVRWLIQEKSMIVFVEHSVMEDTMLSSNSGFMEIREKLNSFQDGKDDLTDKIDFIICLGGDGTLLYASLLFQQSVPPVMAFHLGSLGFLTPFKFDNFQQQVTNVLEGHAALTLRSRLRCIIVRKNEDKEKPQPNLLVLNEVVIDRGPSPYLSNIDLFLDGKYITSVQGDGLIVSTPTGSTAYAVAAGASMIHPSVPAIMVTPICPHSLSFRPIVVPAGVELKIMLSPDARSTAWVSFDGRNQQELCADDSLRVTTSIFSLPSICAQDQISDWFDSLAECLHWNVRKRQKHFEELSDLAHSKYEDSLNSTSKDTLLVTD comes from the exons GAGAACGCGGTCGCTGAACGCCCCTAGCCCCGTCCAACAGTTTGGACCATGCGGCCGTATCATGAAAACTTCTGCATTGATCAC AACGATTCAAGATCCAGCCAGTCAACGCTTGACGTGGTACAAAAATCCTTTGTCTGTATTGGTGATAAAAAAAGTTAGAGACATGTCTGTTTTACCACCATTCATTGAACTCGTCAGATGGCTAATACAA GAAAAAAGCATGATAGTATTTGTGGAACATTCTGTGATGGAAGACACAATGCTTTCTAGTAACTCGGGCTTCATGGAAATACGAGAGAAATTAAACTCTTTTCAAGATGGCAAAGATGATCTAACAGACAAAAtagatttcattatttgtttaggTGGAGACGGCACTCTGCTCTACGCTAGTCTTTTGTTTCag CAATCTGTACCACCAGTTATGGCGTTCCACTTAGGTTCTCTGGGTTTTTTAACGCCTTTTAAGTTTGACAATTTCCAACAGCAAGTGACTAACGTACTTGAAGGACATGCTGCTTTAACGTTACGCAGTAGACTTAGGTGTATAATTGTTAGAAAAAATGAAGATAAAGAAAAGCCTCAGCCAAATTTACTGGTACTTAATGAAGTGGTTATTGACCGCGGACCATCACCATACCTTTCAAATATCGACTTATTTTTAGATGGGAAATACATAACATCTGTTCAAGGAGAtg gtTTAATTGTCTCAACACCAACTGGAAGTACAGCATATGCAGTTGCTGCGGGAGCATCAATGATTCACCCAAGTGTTCCAGCCATCATGGTGACACCTATATGCCCACATTCTTTGTCTTTCAGGCCAATAGTAGTACCAGCTGGTGttgaattaaaa ATTATGTTGAGTCCGGATGCGAGATCAACAGCTTGGGTTTCATTTGACGGCAGAAATCAACAGGAGTTGTGTGCAGATGATAG ctTACGAGTAACTACATCAATATTTTCGTTACCATCAATATGTGCTCAAGACCAAATATCTGATTGGTTTGATTCATTGGCTGAATGTCTACATTGGAATGTGCGAAAACGACAAAAGCATTTTGAGGAATTGTCTGACCTGGCACATTCCAAGTATGAAGATTCACTAAATTCAACGTCAAAAGACACTTTATTAGTTACgg attAA